The following are encoded together in the Culex pipiens pallens isolate TS chromosome 1, TS_CPP_V2, whole genome shotgun sequence genome:
- the LOC120431117 gene encoding uncharacterized protein LOC120431117, with the protein MRKLSVNTGGMSRQSKSAPQAKKVMPPAVPDVYGRTNGTQQQQQGGDEIQVAATAQQETPSSLMLRYDHTDYADDQGIDLTQSPGRDSPISLSGSAGSGSRHSTASLDSGRASSYLTGASTSSNRSGNGGYGTLSSPRCSVSSCSIGSGNHRLSNHSNRTDHDIISEWLMEIHFHEYTYLFLEAGYDLSTIARMTPEDLTAIGIKQPTHRERLKRHIDTLKLPDALPNYVPGSIDEWLRLLRLEEYVQPLLAQGYVTVNDVTQLTWEDLEDIGIVKLGHQKKILLAIKRVKDIISGKLGGGGQYATVPLPQATTAALHCQPTGVPLRGQFDESLEGHKQLTYSTFMRQPTDPGAYYCQQPPAISYPHVHFDGTQAIYRRSSYDDSDITPTNELGDAHHLAQMHQQHPAQHQQPYYQGGGTLPRQHQRNSYGVRLTLCQNPIGPVGTTQRQRPIAKIVANNLKLAPTSDGGPAPPYPQLGHIENVEMATAALDAMHFSNYASFPHHPLKYNPATSQPPTSQQPQPIYHNQIILQQQAAAQQQQAAAAAASALYSNYAGQTHQTTVEIHKTQHDNKSNSSLESIDQIPFANENAGTIKQRSMNRMVDHPALHERPPTAATMLSHSSSSTSSSSSTGSITTTLAGCIQQLSPPQESAGGVAPNQNCSNSASGPGSCSTSPTQAAAAAVVGTNVLNDIGNMLANLTDELDAMLEEENRAGISDIE; encoded by the coding sequence ATGCGAAAGCTAAGTGTCAACACGGGAGGAATGTCCAGACAATCTAAATCGGCACCGCAAGCCAAGAAGGTGATGCCCCCGGCTGTTCCGGACGTGTACGGAAGAACGAACggaacgcagcagcagcagcagggtggGGACGAGATACAGGTTGCCGCAACGGCCCAACAGGAAACGCCTTCATCGCTAATGCTACGCTACGATCATACGGACTATGCCGATGATCAGGGAATTGATCTCACGCAGTCGCCCGGCCGGGACAGTCCGATTAGCTTGTCCGGATCGGCTGGTTCCGGTTCGCGGCACTCGACTGCCAGCTTGGACTCGGGCCGGGCTTCGTCGTACCTGACGGGTGCGTCCACCTCTTCGAATCGAAGCGGTAACGGAGGCTACGGAACGCTTTCGTCGCCGCGATGTTCGGTCAGCTCGTGCTCGATCGGATCGGGGAACCACCGGTTGAGCAACCACTCGAACCGAACCGATCACGACATCATCTCCGAATGGCTGATGGAGATTCACTTCCACGAGTACACGTATCTGTTCCTGGAAGCGGGGTACGATCTGTCGACGATCGCGCGAATGACTCCGGAGGATTTGACAGCGATCGGCATCAAGCAGCCGACGCACCGAGAAAGACTGAAGCGGCACATTGACACGCTGAAGCTGCCGGATGCGTTGCCGAACTACGTTCCGGGTTCGATCGACGAGTGGTTGCGTCTGCTACGGCTTGAGGAGTACGTCCAGCCACTGCTAGCGCAGGGGTACGTAACGGTGAACGACGTTACGCAGCTTACGTGGGAAGATCTGGAAGACATCGGCATCGTGAAGCTGGGTCACCAGAAGAAGATCCTCCTGGCGATCAAACGCGTCAAAGACATCATCAGCGGAAAGTTGGGCGGAGGAGGCCAATACGCTACGGTCCCGTTGCCACAGGCTACAACAGCTGCCTTGCACTGTCAACCGACTGGCGTTCCGCTCCGCGGTCAGTTTGACGAATCGCTCGAAGGTCACAAACAGCTGACCTACTCGACGTTCATGCGACAACCCACGGATCCCGGCGCGTACTACTGCCAACAACCGCCGGCCATTTCATACCCGCACGTTCACTTTGACGGCACGCAGGCCATCTACCGCCGCAGTTCGTACGACGACAGCGACATAACCCCGACGAACGAACTCGGCGACGCACATCACCTGGCGCAGATGCACCAGCAACATCCGGCCCAGCACCAGCAGCCCTACTACCAGGGCGGCGGAACCCTGCCCCGGCAGCATCAACGCAACAGCTACGGCGTCCGGTTAACCCTGTGCCAGAACCCGATCGGTCCCGTCGGAACAACCCAACGGCAGCGACCCATAGCGAAAATTGTAGCCAATAACCTTAAGCTGGCGCCCACCTCGGACGGTGGCCCAGCCCCTCCCTACCCGCAACTAGGCCACATCGAGAACGTCGAAATGGCCACGGCAGCGCTGGACGCTATGCACTTCTCCAACTACGCTTCCTTCCCGCACCATCCGCTTAAATACAATCCCGCGACGAGCCAACCTCCAACCTCCCAACAGCCCCAGCCAATCTACCACAATCAGATCATCCTCCAGCAGCAAGCCGCTGCGCAGCAACAGCAAGCCGCTGCGGCCGCCGCATCCGCCCTCTACTCCAACTACGCCGGCCAAACGCACCAGACGACGGTCGAGATCCACAAGACCCAGCACGACAACAAAAGCAACTCCAGCCTCGAGTCGATCGACCAGATCCCGTTCGCCAACGAGAACGCCGGCACGATCAAGCAGCGCTCGATGAACCGCATGGTCGATCACCCCGCGCTGCACGAGCGGCCCCCAACTGCCGCCACCATGCTCTCCCACTCGTCGTCCTCGACGTCCTCCTCCTCGTCGACGGGTTCCATCACGACCACCCTGGCCGGCTGCATCCAGCAGCTGTCGCCGCCTCAGGAATCCGCCGGCGGCGTTGCGCCCAATCAAAATTGCTCAAACAGTGCCAGCGGGCCGGGCTCGTGCAGCACGTCGCCGACGCAGGCCGCGGCCGCTGCGGTCGTCGGAACGAACGTCCTCAACGACATCGGCAACATGCTGGCGAACCTGACGGACGAGCTGGAcgcgatgctcgaggaggagaACCGAGCCGGTATCAGCGATATAGA